Within Seriola aureovittata isolate HTS-2021-v1 ecotype China chromosome 12, ASM2101889v1, whole genome shotgun sequence, the genomic segment TCAGTCTActcacattgtgtttgttcatgtcaaagttcatgttaaaatgtcctttCCACTGCCATAAGGAAGGTGTTTATAGGTAACATCAGCAATATGCACTTAAAAGCAAAagtaaatgtatatataaatataataacttAAGCATTGAAAACTGATTGGGATATTCTTACAGCACTGTGAGAGTTTGTCACTATTTAAAAGctaaaaaatactaaatatatacTGAGACTTTAAGATTCTGTGAACTGAACACTGCATCATATTTTTACAAACTGTTCACGTTGCTTGATTATAAAATCTTAATATGCAAATAACCTATAACTTCAGGCTTAAAAATATCTTTTAGTTATCTGAATATTGTACATTATAAGTAATGTACTTAAATGTACTTTAATTATTCACCCTCCAATATATTATAGATTCCAATAAGAGATAGGAGACAAAATCACAGTCCTTgtttcatgtaaaaacacacactgaagttcAGTTGAAGCTTCGAGTTGCTCATATCAAGGGGGGTATGATCTACTACCGTCTAACTTTGTGTTCCCCTGAGGGAAAgtaacacaaagaggaaattcTGCACTTTTCATAATCCTCGGTAAGTGTAACCAGTGGATGATTTTGTTTCTTCTAGGTTTTGCTacgagacagagagatgggtcggtggagctgcagcttctttgtggtgttttttctttgtggagcTTTTATCACTGAAGCACATCCTGGTCTTATATCTAATGGGGACCACAAAGCCCCCCAGAGACATCTCCTAACTGAGGAGGAGCCCACCCCCATTAATAGTACTGTTGGACTTGACAGTAAGTAAGGAAAGGTACTCTGCTGGGTATTTTACCATCACCTAACTATTTACAACTGGCTGTATCTGAGGAACTTTGAGCTCTGTCCCACTTCACTTACAGGAAACATTTCGAATGCACTGGTGTTGACCTCTGACTGTACAGTCACATGCAGACGCAGTAAATTCTTTTCTTGCTCTTTTCCCAGGGGCAGTCGATCCAGGCGAGGGCAAGAAGTCGCTGGAGTGGTCCTATCTCGCCGCAGCCCTGGGCACAGTCCTCACCATCTCACTCCTCATCGTGATGACTGTCAAGTTTCGCCTCTTCCATCGCTTCCTGGCCAGCTACAGACACTCCCTGCTCCAGGAGGCCGACGGGGTCAGCCACTACGGTCAAGACGACGTGTCTTTCCCCAACAGTGTGTCGGGTAGACTGGGAGTGGTTGGAGGGACAATCAGCGGGCTGGACGACGATGATGACGGCTTCATTGAGGATAACTATATCCAGACCAGTGAGAAACacagggcagagagagaaagagaggaggaggaggggatagAGGACAGCGACGATGATCTTCAGTTCACTATAGGATGATTAGGTGAAGGGAGACTTGATCAAAAACAGCTGGTTTACAACTGAGAAGAAATGACACTATAGAGAAATCTTGATTCTAAGTTTAAACAATCTGTGGCTGGTTCCACCAGAGAGGGAGTTCCCTTCAAAACATCTCGTATTGTTTCATTCAAATAACTGTAGAGGCCAgaacattatactgtatatatagatatcacAAGAAAAGTGGTCAAAgttaatgaaaaattaaaaaggaagcAAATcacaatttagttttttctgttttcctgatTCCAATGACTCTTTTCGTCGCCTCTAAGATTATCTTGTGACAACTCGGATGCGTCCCGATTTGAGAACCACTGAAATTGCACAGTCAATGTTCTATAATGTGAAAACTGAGCAATAACAATTGGACAGAAATAGtcaaatatgataaaataataatgaaatgtattaCAATTGTATAAACAGGtgaatggattttattttgaaaaatgttactGCTTGTCACTGAGTGTCACAAAAGTAGAGATTATAGTTCTGGTAAATCGAGATGTTTCCTGTCATTAAAACTAAAtctgtaatatttaaaattaatatATTGTGTGAATATCCATCTGTAAAttgacacatttacacaccaaGGCTGAAGTTGCTGATCATACTCTCTTCAAAtcatgtggttgtgtgtgtgtgtgtgtgtgtgtgtgtgtgtgtgtgtgtgtgtgtgtgtatgagagagagagagagagagagagagagagaggcaggaacgTCAGTGTATTCATGtcagatagaaaaaaatatgttaatacatttttgtgtttgttctgaatCGTTTTATTTGTACATGTAATTCGTGAATAAATTCAGCTTGATTGAAATTCCATCATCATCTGTTTTCAAATACAAGTCGGCGGCCTGGTTCTTTGAGTCCGTGGAACAGAACTCACAAAAAACATCCACCGCAgtaatgttttgatttgatatgAAAACTTACTGAGTTTATTTCCAACCATAACGACTCAGAGATTGTTGCTCTGGTACAAATTTTTTGAAGGTTTTCTTTTGATGGCGTTCGGTAGTCGTCCGTTTTATGGTAAtggaaacacaaagactggaacAAAAGAGCTATGACGTCTCAAATAACATGACATTAATTTTCtactttgttttcctttaacATGTTTAAGTTTGTTCAGATCAGGCTGCTCCTGCTGGAGGACGTCTCTCTCCTGGCTTGACTCATCTGTCCCCCTGAGACACTGAACACCCGGACAGCTCGACTCCCTATCCTCCTCGCTCtgctcatcctcatcatcatcatcctcctcctcctctgctccctccgCCTCTTCAGGTAGACCAGCACACTGTAGCCCACCACAGCCAGAGCCATGCCGGCGCCAGCGGCCATCAGCACCAGCCCAGACACCAACATCTCCCTGCTGTCATAACCTCTGCTGCCGATTGTGGCCATACAGAGCAGCACCGTCCCGCAGAGGGTCACTGCCAACCCCACAGCGAGAATCAGCGCCGGGTCAGCCCTCCCGCCGCTCTTCAGCTGGTCGATGCGGCGCCGGCTTCGCACACAGTTCATGTCCTGGATGGCAGAGCTGAGGAGCTGCTTGAGTAGAACAGCGAGGGCTAAGAGGCAGAGGGTGGTGCCCACCCCGAGTCGCCACTCCCCGGACAGGCTCGTGGTGGTGGAGAGGAGCCCCACGCCGCCGAGGCCCAGTCCCAGTATGAGGGCCACCGAGGCACAGTAACACAGCAAGGAGCGGCGCGGCTCTCTGAACCACCacagctccacctgctcctccagGACACGTCTCTGCATCAAGGTGGGCTCCAGGTAGAGGCTGGGGGGCCGACGCGTGGCGTGGTAGAAGGTCTGCATCTCAGGCATGGAAGGTCAGCTCACCCAAAACCAGATTGACCTTGTGAGATGCAGAATTTGGGTTGATGATCAGAATAAACACTTTCACAgatacttttacatttacaataacTATGCTGACTGATACCAGCAGAAACGTCCTGTGCTTCATCTCAACTTCAGTGAAAACAATTACTCACTTTTTGGTAAATGAGTGTTGTTGTCCGTCCATCTGCATCCCGTCAGACAACCTCAGTCAAACAGTCACTACAATGGTTAAAAGATCCTGCAGTTGTTTGGTGTCGTTGTTTCATTCTGTAGAAGAGATGATTTCTGCCTCGAGTAAAAAATAATCCATCTTCAAACAAATGTTCAACTCATCAGTTTGTTCCAGGGATGAAACTCTTCTCAGAGTAGATGTAGAAGTATCATGACTTCAAGCTGAAGGCAGAGAAGCGGCGATGACCCAACAGTGCACAAGCAAGGACTCCCGGCAGAGAAGTGACATCCTGTCATGGTTTTTCGTTTACGTAGCTCATCCACATGTCTCCTCAGCAAGGCCTTCATCACCACAGTGACTGCATTGGTGTCACTGATCAATAATCTGTGCCCTCCTCCCCCAGTGCCAGGCAGAACAACCCCTTAACCCCCAACCCCCTCTCATCCCACGGGAACACCATCTTGTCTGCTTAAGTGGGGAAAAAGACGGGTCACAATAGCGGAGTTGGATCATGGTTTGGACAGAGATTGGCGACATTGTCCGCCGTGCCCCTCGCACAGACAATGGGCTGACCGATGAACACAATGACTGTGCTGCAGAAGGCGGgcggtggtgtgtgtgtgcgtgtgcgggAACGTGAAGGGGTGTTGTGTGGCTGGTGTGGAGGGCTGA encodes:
- the LOC130179045 gene encoding leucine-rich repeat-containing protein 19-like; the encoded protein is MGRWSCSFFVVFFLCGAFITEAHPGLISNGDHKAPQRHLLTEEEPTPINSTVGLDRAVDPGEGKKSLEWSYLAAALGTVLTISLLIVMTVKFRLFHRFLASYRHSLLQEADGVSHYGQDDVSFPNSVSGRLGVVGGTISGLDDDDDGFIEDNYIQTSEKHRAEREREEEEGIEDSDDDLQFTIG
- the tmem125b gene encoding transmembrane protein 125, with the protein product MPEMQTFYHATRRPPSLYLEPTLMQRRVLEEQVELWWFREPRRSLLCYCASVALILGLGLGGVGLLSTTTSLSGEWRLGVGTTLCLLALAVLLKQLLSSAIQDMNCVRSRRRIDQLKSGGRADPALILAVGLAVTLCGTVLLCMATIGSRGYDSREMLVSGLVLMAAGAGMALAVVGYSVLVYLKRRREQRRRRMMMMRMSRARRIGSRAVRVFSVSGGQMSQARRETSSSRSSLI